A portion of the Krasilnikovia cinnamomea genome contains these proteins:
- a CDS encoding tetratricopeptide repeat protein: protein MSDPRTTPSIFTRGAVDLSALRAPSQAPARPAGPAPADPHTPAGVPGGGPQAGRDTVIDVTEANFQTVLERSMTTPVVLDFWAEWCEPCKQLSPVLEKLAAEGAGTWLLGKVDVDANPRLAQALRVQGIPMVVAVVGGQLVEGFTGVLPEAQIRQYLDAVLKAAGISVEPAEDPRLAAGDDALMMGDLDAAEAAYRKILAESPQDRAAESGLAQVDLYRRVSGVDAAGALAKAAADPDDIAAQRLAADIEVLSGQAAEAYTRLVNLIRRTSGDERDEVRRHLLSLFAVAGPEDPAVATARRALASALF, encoded by the coding sequence ATGAGCGACCCACGCACCACCCCGTCGATCTTCACCCGCGGCGCGGTCGACCTCAGCGCGCTGCGCGCGCCGAGCCAGGCCCCGGCGCGCCCGGCCGGCCCGGCGCCCGCCGACCCGCACACACCCGCGGGCGTGCCCGGCGGTGGGCCGCAGGCCGGACGCGACACGGTCATCGACGTCACCGAGGCGAACTTCCAGACCGTGCTCGAACGGTCGATGACCACCCCGGTCGTCCTCGACTTCTGGGCCGAGTGGTGCGAGCCCTGCAAGCAGCTCTCGCCCGTACTGGAGAAGCTCGCGGCGGAGGGCGCCGGCACCTGGCTGCTGGGCAAGGTGGACGTCGACGCGAATCCGCGGCTCGCCCAGGCGCTGCGGGTGCAGGGCATCCCCATGGTCGTCGCGGTCGTCGGCGGCCAGCTCGTCGAGGGCTTCACCGGGGTGCTGCCCGAGGCGCAGATCCGGCAGTACCTGGACGCCGTACTCAAGGCCGCCGGGATCTCCGTCGAACCGGCCGAGGATCCGCGCCTGGCCGCTGGCGACGACGCGCTCATGATGGGCGACCTGGACGCGGCCGAGGCGGCGTACCGGAAGATCCTCGCCGAGTCCCCACAGGACCGGGCCGCCGAGTCCGGCCTCGCCCAGGTGGATCTCTACCGGCGGGTGTCCGGGGTGGACGCGGCCGGGGCGCTGGCCAAGGCCGCCGCCGATCCCGACGACATCGCGGCGCAGCGGCTGGCCGCCGACATCGAGGTGCTCAGCGGCCAGGCCGCCGAGGCGTACACGCGGCTGGTGAACCTGATCCGGCGCACCAGCGGCGACGAGCGCGACGAGGTACGCCGGCACCTGCTGTCGCTGTTCGCCGTGGCTGGTCCCGAGGACCCCGCCGTGGCGACCGCGCGGCGCGCCCTCGCCAGCGCCCTGTTCTGA
- a CDS encoding helix-turn-helix domain-containing protein translates to MSTQVSPTVRRRRLGLELKRLREEQRLSREEVAAHLEVSVSTVSRIETGRGGLRPKDLRQLLDLYGVADEETRADLEALARAGKVQGWWTRHAGELRSAYSTFIGLEAEASWLLDFEAITVPGLLQTESYARALLASALPAMTDDAIEARVRVRIQRQLARLDGPTPVDLWAIIDESVIRRRVGGPLVMREQLKHLIDMAGRPNVTLQVLPYAAGAHPGVIGSFVVLRFAQDPDVAYIEGVAGDVYAEGTDVQRFTLAFDGLRASAASPSASRDMLEAALDDLR, encoded by the coding sequence ATGTCAACCCAGGTGAGCCCGACCGTCCGGCGCCGCCGCCTCGGTCTGGAACTCAAACGCCTCCGCGAGGAACAGCGGCTCAGCCGCGAGGAGGTGGCCGCCCACCTCGAAGTCTCCGTCTCGACCGTCAGCCGGATCGAGACCGGGCGCGGCGGCCTGCGCCCCAAGGACCTGCGCCAGCTCCTCGACCTGTACGGCGTGGCCGACGAGGAGACCCGCGCGGATCTGGAGGCGCTGGCCCGGGCCGGCAAGGTGCAGGGGTGGTGGACCCGGCACGCCGGGGAGTTGCGTTCGGCGTACTCCACCTTCATCGGCCTGGAGGCCGAGGCGAGCTGGCTGCTCGACTTCGAGGCCATCACCGTGCCCGGTCTGCTGCAGACCGAGAGCTACGCGCGGGCGCTGCTGGCCTCGGCCCTGCCCGCGATGACCGACGACGCCATCGAGGCCCGGGTACGGGTCCGGATCCAGCGGCAGTTGGCGCGACTCGACGGGCCCACCCCGGTCGACCTGTGGGCGATCATCGACGAGTCCGTGATCCGGCGCCGCGTCGGCGGGCCACTGGTCATGCGCGAGCAGCTCAAGCACCTGATCGACATGGCCGGACGGCCCAACGTCACCCTCCAGGTCCTGCCGTACGCGGCCGGAGCACACCCCGGAGTCATCGGCTCCTTCGTGGTGCTTCGCTTCGCCCAGGACCCGGACGTCGCGTACATCGAGGGGGTGGCGGGCGACGTTTATGCCGAAGGCACCGATGTGCAACGGTTTACGCTAGCGTTCGACGGGCTACGTGCGTCGGCGGCCTCACCCAGCGCCTCTCGGGACATGCTCGAGGCGGCGCTGGACGACCTCCGTTGA
- a CDS encoding DUF397 domain-containing protein: MRRLDQNWRTSTRSGTEGNCVEVRLDGETIVVRDSKNRSGPVLRFTDAEWRAFLAGAQDGEFDLPA; encoded by the coding sequence ATGCGGCGCCTTGACCAGAACTGGCGGACCTCGACCCGCAGCGGGACCGAGGGCAACTGTGTGGAGGTGCGCCTCGACGGCGAAACCATCGTCGTGCGCGACTCCAAGAATCGAAGCGGGCCGGTGCTCCGCTTCACGGACGCCGAGTGGCGCGCCTTCCTCGCGGGCGCCCAGGACGGAGAATTCGACCTCCCGGCCTGA
- a CDS encoding sugar ABC transporter substrate-binding protein: protein MRRKLFAFAMVGVLTMGGVVGCTDNGGDNTAGGGDAGNGPKIYGNGKGKIGVILPDTESSQRWGTDDPKFLKAAFDAAGVKADIQNAQGDKAKFASIADSMIAGGATVLMIVNLDSGTGKTVLGKARKAGLATIDYDRLTLNGGADYYVSFNNVTVGQMQGQGLVRCLKEKGTKAPLVADLNGSPTDNNATQFKQGYEQVLQPMYDSQAYVKGPDQSVPEWSNDEAGVIFEQMMAQTQGKIRGVVAANDGLANAAIGVLKKSKLNGVVPVTGQDATVQGLQNILAGDQCMTVYKPIKQEAEAAANLAIKLFKGEKIEVGGKVKDVESGAYVPAVLLKPQLIFKENVKDVVQDKFVDRADVCKDAFEKLCTENGV, encoded by the coding sequence ATGCGTAGGAAGTTGTTCGCCTTTGCCATGGTCGGCGTATTGACCATGGGGGGCGTGGTGGGCTGCACCGACAACGGTGGTGACAACACCGCCGGCGGCGGCGACGCCGGGAACGGGCCCAAGATCTATGGGAACGGTAAGGGCAAGATCGGCGTGATCCTGCCGGACACCGAGAGTTCGCAGCGGTGGGGCACGGACGACCCCAAGTTCCTCAAGGCCGCGTTCGACGCGGCCGGCGTCAAGGCCGACATCCAGAACGCCCAGGGCGACAAGGCGAAGTTCGCGTCGATCGCGGACAGCATGATCGCCGGTGGCGCCACGGTCCTCATGATCGTCAACCTGGACTCGGGCACCGGCAAGACCGTGCTCGGCAAGGCCAGGAAGGCGGGCCTCGCCACGATCGACTACGACCGCCTCACCCTCAACGGCGGCGCCGACTACTACGTGAGCTTCAACAACGTCACGGTCGGCCAGATGCAGGGCCAGGGCCTGGTCCGGTGCCTCAAGGAGAAGGGGACCAAGGCTCCCCTCGTGGCCGACCTCAACGGCTCGCCGACGGACAACAACGCCACCCAGTTCAAGCAGGGCTACGAGCAGGTGCTCCAGCCCATGTACGACTCGCAGGCGTACGTGAAGGGTCCGGACCAGTCGGTGCCGGAATGGAGCAACGACGAGGCCGGGGTCATCTTCGAGCAGATGATGGCCCAGACCCAGGGCAAGATCCGTGGCGTGGTGGCGGCCAACGACGGCCTGGCGAACGCGGCCATCGGGGTGCTGAAGAAGAGCAAGCTCAACGGCGTGGTGCCGGTCACCGGCCAGGACGCCACCGTGCAGGGCCTGCAGAACATCCTCGCCGGCGACCAGTGCATGACCGTGTACAAGCCGATCAAGCAGGAGGCCGAGGCCGCGGCCAACCTCGCGATCAAGCTCTTCAAGGGCGAGAAGATCGAGGTCGGCGGCAAGGTGAAGGACGTCGAGTCCGGCGCGTACGTCCCGGCCGTGCTGCTGAAGCCGCAGCTGATCTTCAAGGAGAACGTCAAGGACGTGGTGCAGGACAAGTTCGTCGACCGCGCGGACGTCTGCAAGGACGCGTTCGAGAAGCTCTGCACCGAGAACGGCGTCTGA
- a CDS encoding acyl-CoA mutase large subunit family protein codes for MDAADIAAGRERWQQRYDSARTRDADFTTLSGLEVAPAYGPPDGTTYPGFERIGWPGEYPYTRGLYPTGYRGRTWTIRQFAGFGNARQTNERYKMILAAGGGGLSVAFDMPTLMGRDSDDPQSLGEVGHCGVAIDSAADMDVLFDGIKLQDVTTSMTISGPAVPVFCMYLVAAERQGADLSKLDGTLQTDIFKEYIAQKEWLFAPEPHLRLIGDLMEYCHAEIPKYKPLSVSGYHIREAGSTAAQELAYTLADGFGYVELGLSRGLDVNTFAPGLSFFFDAHIDFFEEIAKFRAARRIWARRLRDVYGATSEKALWLKFHTQTAGVSLTAQQPVNNVVRTAVEALAAVLGGTNSLHTNALDETLALPTDESAEIALRTQQVLMEETGVTNVADPLGGSWYLEALTDRIEAEAEEIFERILALDPAPHPIGPMTAGILRGIEDGWFTANIAEAAFVYQQALEKGDKKIVGVNCHTGTVAKDLEILRVSHEVELAQKRDLSARRDDRDDVRVKEALARMVAVARTEENMIPAMLDAVRAEATLGEICDALRSEWGVYREPARF; via the coding sequence ATGGACGCAGCCGACATCGCCGCCGGACGTGAGCGCTGGCAGCAGCGCTACGACTCCGCCCGCACCAGGGACGCCGACTTCACGACTCTCTCCGGGCTGGAGGTCGCCCCGGCCTACGGCCCACCGGACGGCACCACGTACCCGGGCTTCGAGCGGATCGGCTGGCCGGGCGAGTACCCGTACACCAGGGGTCTGTATCCCACCGGCTACCGCGGACGGACCTGGACCATCCGGCAGTTCGCGGGGTTCGGCAACGCCCGGCAGACCAACGAGCGGTACAAGATGATCCTCGCCGCCGGTGGCGGCGGGCTGTCCGTGGCCTTCGACATGCCGACGCTGATGGGCCGCGACTCCGACGACCCGCAGTCGCTCGGCGAGGTCGGCCACTGCGGTGTCGCGATCGACTCGGCCGCCGACATGGACGTGCTGTTCGACGGCATCAAGCTGCAGGACGTCACGACCAGCATGACCATCTCCGGCCCGGCCGTGCCGGTCTTCTGCATGTACCTGGTGGCCGCCGAGCGCCAGGGCGCCGACCTGAGCAAGCTCGACGGGACCCTGCAGACCGACATCTTCAAGGAGTACATCGCGCAGAAGGAGTGGCTGTTCGCCCCCGAGCCGCACCTGCGCCTCATCGGCGACCTGATGGAGTACTGCCACGCCGAGATCCCCAAGTACAAGCCGCTCTCGGTCTCGGGCTACCACATCCGCGAGGCGGGTTCGACCGCCGCGCAGGAGCTGGCCTACACCCTGGCGGACGGCTTCGGGTACGTCGAGCTGGGACTCTCCCGGGGCCTGGACGTCAACACGTTCGCGCCGGGGCTGAGCTTCTTCTTCGATGCGCACATCGACTTCTTCGAGGAGATCGCCAAGTTCCGGGCCGCGCGCCGGATCTGGGCCCGCCGCCTGCGCGACGTGTACGGCGCCACCAGCGAGAAGGCGCTGTGGCTGAAGTTCCACACGCAGACCGCCGGGGTGTCGCTGACCGCGCAGCAGCCGGTCAACAACGTCGTACGCACCGCCGTGGAGGCCCTCGCAGCCGTGCTCGGCGGGACGAACTCGTTGCACACCAACGCCCTCGACGAGACGCTCGCGCTGCCCACCGACGAGTCCGCCGAGATCGCGCTGCGCACCCAGCAGGTGCTCATGGAGGAGACCGGGGTCACCAACGTCGCCGACCCGCTCGGCGGCTCGTGGTACCTGGAGGCACTGACGGACCGGATCGAGGCCGAGGCCGAGGAGATCTTCGAGCGGATCCTCGCGCTGGACCCGGCGCCGCACCCGATCGGCCCGATGACCGCGGGCATCCTGCGCGGCATCGAGGACGGCTGGTTCACCGCGAACATCGCCGAGGCGGCGTTCGTCTACCAGCAGGCCCTGGAGAAGGGCGACAAGAAGATCGTCGGCGTCAACTGCCACACCGGTACGGTCGCCAAGGACCTGGAGATCCTGCGGGTTTCGCACGAGGTCGAGCTCGCCCAGAAACGCGACCTGTCCGCGCGTCGGGACGACCGGGACGACGTACGGGTCAAGGAGGCTCTGGCCCGGATGGTCGCGGTCGCCCGGACCGAGGAGAACATGATCCCCGCGATGCTGGACGCGGTCCGTGCGGAGGCGACGCTGGGCGAGATCTGCGACGCGCTGCGCTCGGAGTGGGGCGTCTACCGGGAACCGGCGCGCTTCTAG
- a CDS encoding Pr6Pr family membrane protein: MNLRDPRLATAIRLLTATAVLVGVILDASGDSTVLSLLPYFTIQSSIAYGAFAAWAATRSWRGDLSTPAPLKGAVTLYVTITGLVFHFVLDNPASGFAQVGVHRTPAEAVANQLLHTVVPLLAVLDWLVFDQRGRFKWRYALYWLAFPLWYLGFALVRGLIVDKYPYPFLDVNDLGYGGVAQAAVFFALFFYLLALLFVVIDRVPAALRRRRAPEQIEA, translated from the coding sequence ATGAATCTGCGCGACCCGCGGCTTGCCACCGCCATCCGCCTGCTCACGGCCACCGCCGTGCTGGTCGGCGTGATCCTCGATGCCTCCGGCGACTCGACCGTGCTGTCGCTGCTGCCGTACTTCACCATCCAGAGCAGCATCGCCTACGGCGCCTTCGCGGCCTGGGCGGCCACCCGGTCGTGGCGCGGCGACCTGAGCACCCCGGCGCCGCTCAAGGGCGCGGTCACCCTGTACGTGACGATCACCGGCCTGGTGTTCCACTTCGTGCTGGACAACCCGGCGAGCGGCTTCGCGCAGGTCGGGGTCCACCGCACCCCGGCCGAGGCGGTCGCCAACCAGCTGCTGCACACGGTCGTGCCGCTGCTGGCGGTGCTGGACTGGCTGGTCTTCGACCAGCGGGGCCGCTTCAAGTGGCGGTACGCGCTGTACTGGCTCGCGTTCCCGCTGTGGTACCTCGGCTTCGCGCTGGTCCGCGGGCTGATCGTGGACAAGTACCCGTACCCGTTCCTGGACGTGAACGACCTGGGCTACGGCGGCGTCGCGCAGGCCGCCGTCTTCTTCGCGCTGTTCTTCTACCTGCTGGCCCTGCTGTTCGTCGTGATCGACCGGGTGCCCGCGGCACTGCGGCGCCGACGGGCACCGGAACAGATCGAGGCGTGA